One Bos javanicus breed banteng chromosome 10, ARS-OSU_banteng_1.0, whole genome shotgun sequence genomic window, gaaaatataattctggaagtaaaaaaaataaatccatgtgGCAAATCAATGGTTCCCAAATTATAGTTGGCTTTCATTTTAATAGTTATCAAGCCTTGTCATTTCTCCATAGTGCATGTAATTATTGCTTTTACTGTCACAAAATTGTCAATAGTAATATTTCTGCTCATTTACATGTTATTCGTATAGCACAACTCTTCATAGAAGGCTGTGTGTTTCTGTCCTCTGTGTACTCCCCAGGTCCACAGTCAACATTTTAGTATCCACTCTGTATACTTCTGGAGGCTAACCTACAGGAACAAcattattttcattgtattttctctAATTTGTAGGCACTAATCATTTCTTGAAAATATCTGAGATAAGAAAGAACTTCTGGAACTTTTTTTGAGTTGAGTAAATGGATCTGAAAAATGGATCTGTAGTGACTGAGTTTATTTTACAAGGATTTTCTGTAGCATGGAAACTTCAGATTGTCTTCTTCATGACATTCTCCTTGATCTATGGGGCTACTGTGCTGGGAAATGCGCTCATTATGGTCACAGTGACATGCAGTTCCACCCTTCATTCTCCCATGTACTTCCTCCTTGGAAACCTCTCCTTTTTGGACATGTGTCTCTCCACGGTCACCACACCCAAGATGATCAGAGACTTGCTCACTGAACACAAGACCATCTCTATATGGGGATGCATGGCTCAGATGTTCTTTATGCACTTGTTTGGAGGTGCTGAGGCAACTCTTCTGGTAGCCATGGCTTTTGACAGATATGTGGCCGTATGTAAACCACTGCACTACAGGAAAATCATGAACTACAGGTTGCTGAACGGGTCTGTTATACTTTCATGGACAATTGGTTTTACACACACCATGAGTCAGATGGTATTAACAGTAAACTTGCCTTTCTGTGGCCCCCACATCATAGACAATATATTCTGTGACCTTCCCCTTGTGATTAAGCTTGCATGTGTGGAAACATACACCCTGGAACTGTTTGTCATTGCTGACAGTGGGCTGCTGTCACtcatctgtttcctcctcctgctTGTCTCCTACGCGGTCATCCTGGCCACTGTGCAACGAAGATCATCTGGAGGCCTCTCCAAAGCCCTGTCCACACTGTCTGCCCACATCACTGTGGTCAGTCTGTTCTTTGGGCCGTGTATCTTCATCTATGCCTGGCCTTTCAAGAGTTTTGCCAGCAATAAAGTCCTTGCTGTATTTTACACTGTTATCACACCCTTATTGAATCCTATTATATACACCTTGAGAAATCAGAAAATGCAAGTGGCCATGAGAAAGTTACAGTTCCAAAATGTTAGCTCCACATAGAACTTTTAGATTTTAGAACTGTGTAATTAATCCAGCTTTCAAATATAAGGCTAACACAATTtgaatatattatatgtaatacatGGTTTTACTTTCTTAACTGGTGCagaaaaaattaatgataaaatgcTTTAAATTCACAGTTAATGCTGTTATAACACATAATGATAATTAATTATCTGCAGCAAAATAGACATATAATGTCATTAAATACTTTATGATATAGTCAATGTTTGTTTATTAGTGAAgagataaatatagaaatatgtagTGGTAGTATTAGAGATTGTTTTAACACAGATTGCTAATGATTGTCACTAACTTCTACTACTATAAATGTGGCACCCTGATTAAATCATGATTTAAAGAATGTTAACAGCAAAGGCAAAAATTTAATTACAACCTCTTGAACCAAtgagataaagaataaaaataaataaattttatagtatAGTTAATATCAGATGACAGAGTGAATATAAGATaccagaaaggaaacagaaataatgGAAGGACAATTTCAATAGAACTACAAAGGGCAGCCTTGAAACCACATGCTCATaagtgtgaagagttgactttcaaatgtcaattaaaaaaaaagaagtacac contains:
- the LOC133255388 gene encoding olfactory receptor 4L1-like; amino-acid sequence: MDLKNGSVVTEFILQGFSVAWKLQIVFFMTFSLIYGATVLGNALIMVTVTCSSTLHSPMYFLLGNLSFLDMCLSTVTTPKMIRDLLTEHKTISIWGCMAQMFFMHLFGGAEATLLVAMAFDRYVAVCKPLHYRKIMNYRLLNGSVILSWTIGFTHTMSQMVLTVNLPFCGPHIIDNIFCDLPLVIKLACVETYTLELFVIADSGLLSLICFLLLLVSYAVILATVQRRSSGGLSKALSTLSAHITVVSLFFGPCIFIYAWPFKSFASNKVLAVFYTVITPLLNPIIYTLRNQKMQVAMRKLQFQNVSST